A portion of the Gadus macrocephalus chromosome 10, ASM3116895v1 genome contains these proteins:
- the LOC132465458 gene encoding storkhead-box protein 2-like isoform X3: MSPISQSQFIPLGEVLLLAISAMNSAHKPVTQEALTEHLQTCFPGVPTPTDEVLHHTLNMLVRERKIYPTPDGYFIVTPQTYFITPSLIRTSSKWYHLDERAGDRLQQQQQQQHQSQQTQCTSPLSGTVTPSTSGGVRDRAHPKPSQNHCGAGESYNNSYRGGGVEDPPSHHATLQRRSPKDPREAYSSPHSPQTPPTQGGGTAEKSRSTLSFPFKTDTLTKHRGGGGGGGGEAEKQSGSGSGSNSASRKFGLKLFRLSFKKDKTKQLATFSAQFPPEEWPLRDEEVPSQLPRNVEMEIIRRINPDLTVENLARHTAVMKRLEEERAQRSKASSANQSSRSRRSGGRHRKPSQAKPSRSHSKTRAPRGEPSDGSHPELTERDYRAYSSSLARSPREHALAMERQRARLHLAHSNPNILDAAHLPVTPEWDVSGELAKRRTEMPFPEPSHGPSAQHSKVHRSHSHTQERKSRTERSDKAKERSRSMDNSKGPLGAGLIGPPDYYDDRSRYYTDDGTLRANQSSSHYSRITPSKAKLANEALGLEGGRSLEKNKSRDSLPAYSPKPPAASIPSDDYFQCSASSEAVLTAANPHGSLGKSSHEGLKPGGGDRQSDRQTPHPPEYKEDVGKPGPKGGSLPPIPLSVPDPPLPNGRPVHGTSAGPEKRKEIFSKDTLFKPPPSLPLPGYSSLRKTPALAASALSSSCDALDSPEAFDAPKPLVATPSASAAPAGLEPGGGGSGAAEASFDYYNVSDDDELEEGAAKGRGTDGKAGGEGGKAGGGGVGGGGTMQWLLEREKERDLQRRFERNLTFPSAKENLPEPSQNQQSAHSARLDSMDSSSVTVDSGFNSPRTRESLASNTSSIVESNRRQNLALSPGHLGLATGNGPPFSFRAVPEPPAPQPEKLQKPSACLASITSV; this comes from the exons ATGTCCCCGATCAGCCAATCGCAGTTCATCCCTCTGGGAGAGGTGCTGCTATTGGCTATCTCTGCTATGAACTCCGCCCACAAACCTGTCACCCAGGAGGCACTCACCGAACACCTGCAAACATGCTTTCCAG GTGTCCCCACGCCAACGGACGAAGTGCTGCACCACACACTGAACATGCTGGTGCGTGAGCGCAAAATCTACCCAACCCCGGACGGCTACTTTATCGTGACGCCCCAGACGTACTTCATCACCCCCAGCCTCATCAGGACCAGCTCAAAGTGGTACCACTTAGACGAGCGGGCCGGTGAccgcctccagcagcagcagcagcagcagcaccagagcCAGCAGACGCAGTGCACCTCCCCGCTCTCGGGCACCGTCACCCCCTCCACGTCCGGAGGGGTGCGGGACCGGGCGCACCCCAAGCCCAGTCAGAACCACTGCGGCGCCGGGGAGTCCTACAACAACAGCTACCGCGGGGGGGGCGTGGAGGACCCCCCCAGCCACCACGCCACGCTGCAGCGGCGCTCTCCTAAAGACCCCCGGGAGGCCTACTCCTCGCCCCACTCGCCCCAGACCCCGCCCACGCAGGGGGGCGGCACCGCCGAGAAGAGCCGAAGCACCCTGAGCTTCCCCTTCAAGACGGACACGCTCACCAAgcaccgggggggcgggggcggcggcggcggcgaggcggAGAAGCAGTCGGGGAGTGGGAGCGGGTCGAACAGCGCCAGCCGCAAGTTCGGCCTCAAGCTGTTCCGCCTGAGCTTCAAGAAGGACAAGACCAAGCAGCTGGCCACCTTCTCGGCTCAGTTCCCGCCCGAGGAGTGGCCCCTCCGGGACGAGGAGGTCCCCAGCCAGCTGCCGCGGAACGTGGAGATGGAGATCATCCGCCGGATCAACCCCGACCTCACGGTGGAGAACCTGGCCCGGCACACGGCCGTCATGAagcggctggaggaggagcgcgcCCAGAGGAGCAAGGCCTCCTCGGCCAACCAGAGCTCGCGGAGCCGGAGGAGCGGCGGGCGGCACCGGAAGCCGTCGCAGGCCAAGCCCAGCCGCTCCCACAGTAAGACCAGAGCCCCCCGGGGCGAGCCCAGCGACGGCTCCCACCCGGAGCTCACGGAGCGGGACTACCGGGCCTACTCGTCGTCCCTGGCCCGCTCGCCCCGGGAACACGCCCTGGCCATGGAGCGCCAGCGGGCGCGGCTCCACCTGGCCCACAGCAACCCCAACATCCTGGACGCCGCCCACCTGCCGGTCACGCCCGAGTGGGACGTGTCGGGCGAGCTGGCCAAGCGGCGGACGGAGATGCCTTTCCCTGAGCCCAGCCACGGCCCCTCGGCCCAGCACTCCAAAGTGCACCGCTCTCACTCGCACACCCAGGAGAGGAAGTCGAGAACGGAGCGCAGCGACAAAGCCAAGGAACGTTCGAGATCCATGGACAACTCCAAAGGACCCCTGGGCGCCGGGCTTATAGGACCGCCGGACTACTACGACGACCGCAGTCGCTATTACACAGACGACGGGACCCTGCGAGCCAATCAGAGTTCTTCTCACTACTCTCGGATCACGCCCAGCAAAGCGAAACTCGCCAATGAGGCGCTGGGGTTGGAGGGCGGCAGAAGCTTGGAGAAGAACAAGAGCCGGGACAGTCTCCCGGCGTACTCCCCCAAGCCCCCGGCCGCCTCCATCCCCTCGGACGACTACTTCCAGTGCTCCGCCTCCTCTGAGGCGGTGCTCACGGCCGCCAACCCCCACGGCTCCCTGGGCAAGAGCAGCCACGAGGGGCTCAAACCGGGCGGCGGGGACCGGCAGTCGGACAGGCAGACGCCCCACCCTCCGGAGTACAAGGAGGACGTGGGCAAACCGGGCCCCAAAGGGGGCAGCCTGCCGCCCATCCCGCTGTCCGTGCCCGACCCCCCGCTGCCCAACGGCCGGCCCGTCCACGGCACGTCGGCGGGCCCCGAGAAGCGCAAGGAGATCTTCAGCAAGGACACGCTGTTCAAGCCCCCGCCCAGCCTGCCGCTGCCCGGCTACAGCTCCCTGAGGAAGACCCCCGCCCTGGCCGCCTCGGCGCTCTCGTCCTCGTGCGACGCGCTCGACTCCCCGGAGGCCTTCGACGCGCCCAAGCCCCTGGTGGCCACGCCCTCGGCCAGCGCCGCCCCCGCCGGGTTggagcccggcggcggcggcagcggagCCGCCGAGGCCTCCTTCGACTACTACAACGTCTCGGACGACGACGAGCTGGAGGAGGGCGCCGCAAAGGGCCGGGGCACAGACGGGAAGGCGGGCGGAGAGGGGGGCAAGGCGGGCGGAGGTGGGGTGGGCGGAGGCGGGACCATGCAGTGGCtgctggagagggagaaggagagggacctTCAGCGCAGGTTTGAGCGCAACCTCACCTTCCCCAGTGCTAAAGAGAACCTCCCGGAGCCCAGCCAGAACCAGCAGTCGGCGCACTCAGCCAGGCTGGACAGCATGGACAGCAGCTCCGTGACGGTGGACAGTGGATTCAACTCTCCACG cACCAGGGAGAGCCTGgcctccaacacctcctccatTGTGGAGAGCAACCGCCGGCAGAACCTGGCCCTCAGCCCGGGGCACCTGGGCCTCGCCACAGGCAACGGGCCGCCCTTCTCCTTCCGCGCCGTCCCGGAGCCGCCCGCTCCGCAGCCTGAGAAGCTCCAGAAGCCCAGCGCCTGCCTGGCCTCCATCACCAGCGTCTGA
- the LOC132465458 gene encoding storkhead-box protein 2-like isoform X2, giving the protein MKKASSATLRRGWPSSDLSERFVPVPPVALEPPRVSRRSRSEKDYRSHKHNKPHRHPPQYMCQSPPAYVQPGDVSPISMSPISQSQFIPLGEVLLLAISAMNSAHKPVTQEALTEHLQTCFPGVPTPTDEVLHHTLNMLVRERKIYPTPDGYFIVTPQTYFITPSLIRTSSKWYHLDERAGDRLQQQQQQQHQSQQTQCTSPLSGTVTPSTSGGVRDRAHPKPSQNHCGAGESYNNSYRGGGVEDPPSHHATLQRRSPKDPREAYSSPHSPQTPPTQGGGTAEKSRSTLSFPFKTDTLTKHRGGGGGGGGEAEKQSGSGSGSNSASRKFGLKLFRLSFKKDKTKQLATFSAQFPPEEWPLRDEEVPSQLPRNVEMEIIRRINPDLTVENLARHTAVMKRLEEERAQRSKASSANQSSRSRRSGGRHRKPSQAKPSRSHSKTRAPRGEPSDGSHPELTERDYRAYSSSLARSPREHALAMERQRARLHLAHSNPNILDAAHLPVTPEWDVSGELAKRRTEMPFPEPSHGPSAQHSKVHRSHSHTQERKSRTERSDKAKERSRSMDNSKGPLGAGLIGPPDYYDDRSRYYTDDGTLRANQSSSHYSRITPSKAKLANEALGLEGGRSLEKNKSRDSLPAYSPKPPAASIPSDDYFQCSASSEAVLTAANPHGSLGKSSHEGLKPGGGDRQSDRQTPHPPEYKEDVGKPGPKGGSLPPIPLSVPDPPLPNGRPVHGTSAGPEKRKEIFSKDTLFKPPPSLPLPGYSSLRKTPALAASALSSSCDALDSPEAFDAPKPLVATPSASAAPAGLEPGGGGSGAAEASFDYYNVSDDDELEEGAAKGRGTDGKAGGEGGKAGGGGVGGGGTMQWLLEREKERDLQRRFERNLTFPSAKENLPEPSQNQQSAHSARLDSMDSSSVTVDSGFNSPRTRESLASNTSSIVESNRRQNLALSPGHLGLATGNGPPFSFRAVPEPPAPQPEKLQKPSACLASITSV; this is encoded by the exons GTGATGTGTCACCTATCAGCATGTCCCCGATCAGCCAATCGCAGTTCATCCCTCTGGGAGAGGTGCTGCTATTGGCTATCTCTGCTATGAACTCCGCCCACAAACCTGTCACCCAGGAGGCACTCACCGAACACCTGCAAACATGCTTTCCAG GTGTCCCCACGCCAACGGACGAAGTGCTGCACCACACACTGAACATGCTGGTGCGTGAGCGCAAAATCTACCCAACCCCGGACGGCTACTTTATCGTGACGCCCCAGACGTACTTCATCACCCCCAGCCTCATCAGGACCAGCTCAAAGTGGTACCACTTAGACGAGCGGGCCGGTGAccgcctccagcagcagcagcagcagcagcaccagagcCAGCAGACGCAGTGCACCTCCCCGCTCTCGGGCACCGTCACCCCCTCCACGTCCGGAGGGGTGCGGGACCGGGCGCACCCCAAGCCCAGTCAGAACCACTGCGGCGCCGGGGAGTCCTACAACAACAGCTACCGCGGGGGGGGCGTGGAGGACCCCCCCAGCCACCACGCCACGCTGCAGCGGCGCTCTCCTAAAGACCCCCGGGAGGCCTACTCCTCGCCCCACTCGCCCCAGACCCCGCCCACGCAGGGGGGCGGCACCGCCGAGAAGAGCCGAAGCACCCTGAGCTTCCCCTTCAAGACGGACACGCTCACCAAgcaccgggggggcgggggcggcggcggcggcgaggcggAGAAGCAGTCGGGGAGTGGGAGCGGGTCGAACAGCGCCAGCCGCAAGTTCGGCCTCAAGCTGTTCCGCCTGAGCTTCAAGAAGGACAAGACCAAGCAGCTGGCCACCTTCTCGGCTCAGTTCCCGCCCGAGGAGTGGCCCCTCCGGGACGAGGAGGTCCCCAGCCAGCTGCCGCGGAACGTGGAGATGGAGATCATCCGCCGGATCAACCCCGACCTCACGGTGGAGAACCTGGCCCGGCACACGGCCGTCATGAagcggctggaggaggagcgcgcCCAGAGGAGCAAGGCCTCCTCGGCCAACCAGAGCTCGCGGAGCCGGAGGAGCGGCGGGCGGCACCGGAAGCCGTCGCAGGCCAAGCCCAGCCGCTCCCACAGTAAGACCAGAGCCCCCCGGGGCGAGCCCAGCGACGGCTCCCACCCGGAGCTCACGGAGCGGGACTACCGGGCCTACTCGTCGTCCCTGGCCCGCTCGCCCCGGGAACACGCCCTGGCCATGGAGCGCCAGCGGGCGCGGCTCCACCTGGCCCACAGCAACCCCAACATCCTGGACGCCGCCCACCTGCCGGTCACGCCCGAGTGGGACGTGTCGGGCGAGCTGGCCAAGCGGCGGACGGAGATGCCTTTCCCTGAGCCCAGCCACGGCCCCTCGGCCCAGCACTCCAAAGTGCACCGCTCTCACTCGCACACCCAGGAGAGGAAGTCGAGAACGGAGCGCAGCGACAAAGCCAAGGAACGTTCGAGATCCATGGACAACTCCAAAGGACCCCTGGGCGCCGGGCTTATAGGACCGCCGGACTACTACGACGACCGCAGTCGCTATTACACAGACGACGGGACCCTGCGAGCCAATCAGAGTTCTTCTCACTACTCTCGGATCACGCCCAGCAAAGCGAAACTCGCCAATGAGGCGCTGGGGTTGGAGGGCGGCAGAAGCTTGGAGAAGAACAAGAGCCGGGACAGTCTCCCGGCGTACTCCCCCAAGCCCCCGGCCGCCTCCATCCCCTCGGACGACTACTTCCAGTGCTCCGCCTCCTCTGAGGCGGTGCTCACGGCCGCCAACCCCCACGGCTCCCTGGGCAAGAGCAGCCACGAGGGGCTCAAACCGGGCGGCGGGGACCGGCAGTCGGACAGGCAGACGCCCCACCCTCCGGAGTACAAGGAGGACGTGGGCAAACCGGGCCCCAAAGGGGGCAGCCTGCCGCCCATCCCGCTGTCCGTGCCCGACCCCCCGCTGCCCAACGGCCGGCCCGTCCACGGCACGTCGGCGGGCCCCGAGAAGCGCAAGGAGATCTTCAGCAAGGACACGCTGTTCAAGCCCCCGCCCAGCCTGCCGCTGCCCGGCTACAGCTCCCTGAGGAAGACCCCCGCCCTGGCCGCCTCGGCGCTCTCGTCCTCGTGCGACGCGCTCGACTCCCCGGAGGCCTTCGACGCGCCCAAGCCCCTGGTGGCCACGCCCTCGGCCAGCGCCGCCCCCGCCGGGTTggagcccggcggcggcggcagcggagCCGCCGAGGCCTCCTTCGACTACTACAACGTCTCGGACGACGACGAGCTGGAGGAGGGCGCCGCAAAGGGCCGGGGCACAGACGGGAAGGCGGGCGGAGAGGGGGGCAAGGCGGGCGGAGGTGGGGTGGGCGGAGGCGGGACCATGCAGTGGCtgctggagagggagaaggagagggacctTCAGCGCAGGTTTGAGCGCAACCTCACCTTCCCCAGTGCTAAAGAGAACCTCCCGGAGCCCAGCCAGAACCAGCAGTCGGCGCACTCAGCCAGGCTGGACAGCATGGACAGCAGCTCCGTGACGGTGGACAGTGGATTCAACTCTCCACG cACCAGGGAGAGCCTGgcctccaacacctcctccatTGTGGAGAGCAACCGCCGGCAGAACCTGGCCCTCAGCCCGGGGCACCTGGGCCTCGCCACAGGCAACGGGCCGCCCTTCTCCTTCCGCGCCGTCCCGGAGCCGCCCGCTCCGCAGCCTGAGAAGCTCCAGAAGCCCAGCGCCTGCCTGGCCTCCATCACCAGCGTCTGA